A part of Deinococcus roseus genomic DNA contains:
- a CDS encoding glucodextranase DOMON-like domain-containing protein encodes MLISAVLATLLLNYPDPSGDHRGDGTYHLPENLTSTEQSSLDLRNFTASDDNGKLSLEVGLGALANPLKAPLGFSTAILDIFIKTRVGGSTTLGETGFETPPGQGWQYHLHLSGFNKDFYRVPKLTPEKLKSDDIKVTPSGTTLQIQTPIPAGQYEYWVTVSLFDPLTPAGLVSPGNDNNPFHLTSALNNPPAPVDVLAQGDQGRAYIQRTLPPVGNLQDFRPWILLGMGILGVIGVVVATIMLMNRRPRTEPKQNYEYRANLD; translated from the coding sequence GTGCTCATTTCTGCTGTTCTTGCAACCCTTTTGCTGAATTACCCCGATCCCAGTGGGGACCACAGAGGAGATGGCACCTACCATCTTCCTGAAAACCTGACTTCCACTGAACAGAGCAGCCTGGACCTGCGCAATTTCACGGCCAGCGATGACAATGGAAAACTCAGCCTGGAAGTGGGCCTCGGTGCCCTGGCCAACCCCCTGAAAGCTCCCCTGGGCTTTTCCACAGCCATTCTGGACATTTTCATCAAAACCCGGGTGGGAGGCAGCACCACCCTGGGAGAGACTGGTTTTGAAACCCCGCCTGGTCAGGGCTGGCAGTACCACCTGCACCTTTCCGGGTTCAACAAAGACTTCTACCGGGTGCCCAAATTGACCCCGGAAAAGCTCAAATCAGACGACATCAAAGTCACGCCATCAGGAACCACCCTGCAGATCCAGACCCCCATTCCGGCTGGACAGTACGAATACTGGGTGACGGTCAGTTTGTTTGATCCCCTCACCCCGGCAGGACTGGTATCACCCGGAAACGACAACAACCCCTTTCACCTCACCAGCGCACTCAACAACCCACCTGCTCCGGTGGATGTGCTGGCGCAAGGAGACCAGGGACGGGCCTACATCCAGCGCACCCTGCCTCCAGTGGGGAACCTGCAGGACTTCAGGCCCTGGATTCTGCTGGGCATGGGCATTCTGGGGGTGATTGGCGTGGTGGTGGCCACCATCATGCTGATGAACCGCAGGCCCAGAACAGAGCCCAAGCAGAACTACGAGTACCGGGCGAACCTCGACTGA
- the lepA gene encoding translation elongation factor 4, whose amino-acid sequence MNVRNFSIIAHVDHGKSTLADRILEKLGAMGERDKRDQTLDTLELERERGITIKSTPVRLTYQRPSDGISYTFNLIDTPGHVDFNYEVSRSLSACEGVLLLVDASQGVEAQTIVNAYLAIDNNLEIIPVINKIDLPAADPEAAARELEEVIGISAEDAILASGKSGIGIEDILEAIVERIPEPPGDPEAPLKALIFDSFYDAYQGVISFIRVLEGTLRPKDTIMMWSTGKTFDVDKVGFFSPGLVVGDELAAGAVGWVAASIKDIHDALVGDTITQKDRPTETPFPGFKAAQPVVFSGLYPTSTEDYRKLREALEKLQLNDAAFSFEPETSEALGFGFRCGFLGLLHAEIVQERLEREFDLDLIATAPAVVYRLTLSDGTVLETQNPAEFPTRDRIELIEEPYIKLSIMLPEEYVGPVMQLLQDRRGVLITMNYPGRRVELLYEVPFAEILYDFHDRLKSISRGYASMDYEQIGYREGELVKVDIMVNNELVDALAVIIHEDKAYSLGRKIVDKMADVIPRQMWAVPVQATIGGKIIARATVKAYRKDVLAKCYGGDISRKKKLLDKQKKGKARMKQIGTVEVPQEAFLAVLSNDDD is encoded by the coding sequence GTGAACGTAAGGAACTTCAGCATCATCGCGCACGTTGACCATGGGAAAAGCACCCTGGCAGACCGCATCCTCGAAAAACTCGGGGCGATGGGAGAACGCGACAAACGCGACCAGACCCTGGACACCCTGGAACTGGAACGCGAACGTGGCATCACCATCAAGAGCACACCTGTGCGCCTGACCTACCAGAGGCCCAGCGATGGGATCTCTTACACCTTCAACCTGATTGACACGCCCGGACACGTGGATTTCAATTACGAGGTCTCCCGCAGCCTCTCTGCCTGTGAAGGGGTTCTGCTGCTGGTGGACGCCTCGCAGGGGGTGGAGGCGCAGACCATTGTGAACGCCTACCTCGCCATCGACAACAACCTGGAAATCATTCCGGTGATCAACAAGATCGATTTGCCTGCTGCAGATCCTGAAGCAGCGGCCAGAGAACTTGAAGAAGTGATTGGCATCTCTGCAGAAGATGCCATCCTGGCTTCGGGCAAATCGGGCATTGGCATTGAAGACATCCTGGAAGCCATTGTGGAACGCATCCCTGAGCCTCCAGGTGATCCGGAAGCGCCCCTGAAAGCCCTGATTTTTGACAGTTTCTATGATGCCTATCAGGGTGTGATCAGCTTCATCCGGGTGCTGGAAGGAACTTTGCGCCCCAAAGACACCATCATGATGTGGTCCACAGGCAAAACCTTCGATGTGGACAAGGTGGGTTTTTTCTCTCCAGGTCTGGTGGTCGGAGATGAACTGGCAGCCGGAGCGGTGGGCTGGGTGGCCGCCAGCATCAAGGACATTCACGATGCCCTGGTCGGAGACACCATCACCCAGAAGGACCGTCCCACCGAAACCCCGTTCCCTGGCTTCAAGGCTGCTCAGCCTGTGGTGTTCTCGGGTCTGTACCCCACCAGCACAGAAGATTACCGCAAATTGCGTGAAGCACTGGAAAAACTGCAACTCAATGATGCTGCTTTCAGCTTCGAGCCTGAAACCTCAGAAGCCCTGGGCTTCGGGTTCCGTTGCGGCTTCCTGGGCCTGCTGCACGCCGAGATCGTGCAGGAACGTCTGGAACGCGAATTCGATCTGGATTTGATCGCCACGGCCCCCGCAGTGGTCTACCGCCTGACCCTTTCAGATGGAACCGTTCTGGAAACCCAGAACCCTGCTGAGTTCCCCACCCGCGACCGCATTGAACTGATCGAGGAGCCTTACATCAAGCTCTCCATCATGCTCCCAGAAGAGTACGTCGGACCTGTGATGCAACTGCTGCAGGACCGCCGGGGTGTCCTCATCACCATGAATTACCCTGGTCGCCGTGTGGAACTCCTTTACGAGGTGCCCTTCGCAGAGATCCTCTACGATTTCCACGACAGACTCAAATCCATTTCTCGCGGTTACGCCAGCATGGACTACGAACAGATCGGCTACCGTGAAGGCGAACTGGTCAAAGTGGACATCATGGTCAACAACGAACTTGTGGACGCCCTCGCTGTGATCATCCACGAAGACAAGGCCTACTCTCTGGGCCGCAAAATCGTGGACAAAATGGCCGATGTGATCCCCAGACAGATGTGGGCCGTGCCCGTGCAGGCCACCATCGGGGGCAAGATCATCGCCCGTGCCACCGTGAAAGCCTACCGCAAAGACGTGCTGGCCAAGTGTTACGGCGGAGACATCTCCCGCAAGAAGAAACTGCTGGACAAACAGAAAAAGGGCAAAGCCCGCATGAAACAGATCGGAACCGTGGAGGTGCCCCAGGAAGCCTTCCTGGCGGTGCTGTCCAACGACGACGATTAG
- a CDS encoding DMT family transporter — MAYFWLLTAAALWGLLGIFGKLAVQQGLAPLEVAFWRAVMAGSLYFLHSRITRDLPLKAADAAVTVLFGLLGGSVFYGSYQLAVNTGGVSLASVLLYTAPAFVAVMARVFLKEAFGLRNLILVFLTIVGVALISLGGGSKVQVTAQSLGWGLLAGFTYALYYLYGKLYFHKYNPISLYALALPVAAVGLYPFVEFHAKTPLAWGILLCIGVFSTYFAYWAYGIALKRIPTVQASVIASLEPVIAAGLAALVFHEFLAPLALLGAALVLGAVVITTLPVKR; from the coding sequence ATGGCCTACTTCTGGTTGCTGACGGCTGCCGCCCTGTGGGGACTGCTGGGCATTTTTGGCAAACTGGCGGTGCAGCAGGGGCTTGCTCCACTGGAAGTGGCGTTCTGGCGTGCTGTGATGGCGGGAAGCCTGTATTTTCTGCACAGCAGAATCACCCGTGACCTCCCTCTGAAAGCTGCAGATGCTGCGGTGACGGTGCTGTTCGGCTTGCTGGGAGGCAGTGTTTTTTATGGCTCCTATCAACTTGCCGTGAACACCGGAGGGGTGAGTCTGGCCAGTGTGCTGCTTTACACAGCACCTGCTTTTGTGGCCGTCATGGCCCGCGTTTTCCTGAAAGAAGCTTTTGGTCTGCGCAACCTGATTCTGGTGTTTCTGACCATTGTGGGGGTGGCCCTGATTTCTCTGGGAGGAGGCAGCAAGGTGCAGGTGACTGCTCAAAGTCTGGGCTGGGGACTGCTGGCAGGTTTCACTTACGCCCTGTATTACCTGTATGGCAAGCTTTATTTTCACAAATACAACCCCATCAGCCTTTACGCCCTGGCCTTGCCTGTGGCAGCGGTGGGGCTTTATCCCTTTGTGGAGTTTCATGCCAAAACCCCGCTGGCCTGGGGGATTCTGCTGTGCATCGGGGTGTTCAGCACCTACTTCGCCTACTGGGCTTATGGGATTGCCCTGAAACGCATCCCCACCGTGCAGGCCAGCGTGATTGCCAGCCTGGAACCCGTGATTGCTGCAGGATTGGCTGCACTGGTCTTCCATGAATTCCTGGCTCCTCTGGCCCTGCTGGGAGCCGCACTGGTTCTGGGTGCTGTGGTGATCACCACCTTGCCTGTGAAAAGATAA
- a CDS encoding alpha/beta hydrolase has product MFNLVPAQAQQVISFKATDGFPVYATHYPNKTAKAVLLMFHQSGSNKAEYAPIAPEFVKLGFAALATDQRFGGPMFGESNQTIRANPGLYSFQQVMPDLEGAVLWARQKYPEKPIWLMGSSYTSALVFLVAARHPEVKAVLSFSPAEYLDTDHSVRDAAKTLKNTAVFLTGMHTSSEILACQHIYDVLPNSNKTMFIPYKLGIHAASILRPEMKQLGGTEVWSAVRAFVKQHLK; this is encoded by the coding sequence ATGTTCAACCTAGTCCCTGCCCAGGCCCAGCAGGTGATTTCCTTCAAAGCAACCGATGGTTTTCCGGTGTACGCCACCCATTACCCCAACAAAACGGCAAAAGCCGTGCTGCTGATGTTTCACCAGTCTGGCTCCAACAAAGCCGAATATGCCCCCATTGCTCCAGAGTTCGTGAAGCTGGGTTTTGCAGCACTTGCCACCGACCAGCGTTTCGGAGGGCCCATGTTTGGAGAGAGCAACCAGACCATCCGGGCCAATCCAGGCCTGTACAGCTTTCAGCAGGTGATGCCTGATCTGGAAGGGGCTGTTTTGTGGGCCAGGCAGAAATACCCTGAGAAACCCATCTGGCTGATGGGCAGCAGTTACACCTCGGCCCTGGTTTTTCTGGTGGCCGCCAGACATCCCGAAGTCAAAGCCGTGCTCAGCTTCTCCCCTGCTGAATACCTGGACACGGATCACAGTGTCAGGGACGCAGCAAAAACCCTGAAGAACACCGCAGTGTTCCTGACAGGAATGCACACCTCCAGTGAAATTCTGGCCTGTCAGCACATTTATGACGTTCTGCCCAACTCCAACAAGACCATGTTCATTCCCTACAAACTGGGCATCCATGCGGCCAGCATCCTGCGGCCCGAAATGAAACAACTTGGAGGCACCGAGGTCTGGAGCGCAGTCCGGGCATTTGTGAAGCAGCACCTGAAGTGA
- a CDS encoding phosphotransferase family protein, translating to MSSLEIYLQVIREGFPDLQLQNVEFNRDGLCNDVVIVDQEWVFRFGQDDWARNLFSQEARVLELLKGRLNVALPHLEAQTSQYVMHRYLKGTEFTRAALLSHPVSAREKLLDQLGEMLHQLHSIPFATLDQQGIGRSPAFRDRDWWIRFYQELENELFDHLNRYQRSQVAAHFEPVLSGTLPWSSPEVLIHCDITSYHLLYDPEKVELCGLLDFGVAGKGDPATDVAVLLQHWGESVVSRISKTYPMWHEVIDRARFWMGTLEYQWALSALRGDQSMRFVHLGNPRDVYPVGHQG from the coding sequence ATGTCATCTCTGGAAATTTATCTGCAGGTCATCCGTGAAGGTTTCCCGGACCTGCAGCTGCAAAATGTGGAATTCAATCGGGACGGCCTGTGCAACGATGTGGTCATCGTTGACCAGGAGTGGGTGTTCAGGTTTGGTCAGGACGACTGGGCCAGAAACCTCTTTTCCCAGGAAGCCCGGGTGCTGGAACTTTTGAAAGGCAGGCTGAATGTTGCCCTGCCCCATCTGGAGGCGCAAACCTCCCAGTATGTGATGCACCGTTACCTCAAAGGGACAGAATTCACCAGAGCAGCATTGCTCAGTCACCCTGTTTCAGCAAGGGAGAAACTGCTGGATCAGCTTGGAGAAATGCTGCACCAGCTGCATTCCATTCCCTTTGCCACCCTGGACCAGCAGGGCATTGGCCGTTCTCCAGCTTTCAGGGACCGGGACTGGTGGATCAGGTTTTACCAGGAGCTGGAAAATGAACTTTTTGACCACCTGAACCGTTACCAGCGCAGTCAGGTGGCAGCACACTTTGAGCCTGTGCTGTCGGGTACCTTGCCCTGGTCCTCGCCTGAAGTGCTGATCCACTGCGACATCACCAGTTACCACCTGCTGTACGACCCAGAAAAAGTGGAGCTCTGTGGTCTGCTGGATTTCGGGGTGGCCGGGAAAGGCGATCCTGCCACCGATGTGGCCGTTTTGCTGCAACACTGGGGGGAAAGTGTGGTGTCCAGAATCAGCAAAACCTACCCCATGTGGCATGAGGTCATTGATCGGGCACGCTTCTGGATGGGTACGCTGGAGTACCAGTGGGCACTGTCTGCCCTGCGCGGAGACCAGAGCATGCGCTTTGTGCATCTGGGCAACCCCAGAGATGTCTACCCTGTGGGACATCAGGGCTGA
- a CDS encoding winged helix DNA-binding domain-containing protein — protein sequence MPSSLPMLSLKALNRATLQRQHLIGRSGMPALDMVQHLIGLQAQMPNPPYVGLWTRLQNFEKEDLTRLIKQKQVVRAALMRSTLHLVSGQDYLQLRPLIKTVLERQYLGSHGKQMVGLDPLEVTRAGRELLSQTPLNNQELGRALQQKWPDRDAQALGYAVRNFEGLIHVPPAGTWGDHRSPLLVPGEVYLDAELDPKPSLGNLLLRYLQAFGPATLKDMTVWSGLTHLKPALTEIQPALQVYRDEQGKELFDLAEVILPDPETPIPPKFLPDFDNILLSHADRSRIMAPDFKARVFTSNGIIRATVLIDGFVQGIWKVQQNKKRASLQIEMFQTIAAADQDLLQEEGQKLLHWMTPDAEKHELIWQVPAF from the coding sequence ATGCCTTCATCTTTACCCATGCTCAGTTTAAAAGCCTTGAATCGGGCAACTTTACAACGCCAGCACCTGATTGGGCGCTCAGGAATGCCTGCACTGGACATGGTGCAGCACCTGATTGGCCTGCAGGCCCAGATGCCCAATCCGCCTTATGTGGGGTTGTGGACCCGCCTGCAAAATTTTGAAAAAGAGGACTTGACCCGCCTCATCAAGCAGAAACAGGTGGTGCGGGCGGCCCTGATGCGCTCCACGCTGCATCTGGTTTCCGGGCAGGATTACCTGCAGCTCAGGCCTCTGATCAAGACAGTGCTGGAAAGGCAATACCTGGGCAGTCATGGAAAGCAGATGGTGGGTCTGGATCCTCTTGAAGTGACGAGGGCAGGGAGGGAATTGTTGTCGCAGACCCCGCTCAACAATCAGGAACTGGGTCGGGCGTTGCAGCAAAAGTGGCCAGATCGGGATGCGCAGGCCCTGGGTTATGCGGTGCGCAACTTTGAAGGTCTGATTCATGTGCCTCCTGCGGGCACCTGGGGCGACCACCGTTCCCCATTGCTGGTCCCAGGAGAGGTGTACCTGGATGCAGAACTGGACCCAAAACCCAGCCTCGGGAACCTGCTGCTGCGGTACTTGCAGGCTTTTGGTCCCGCCACTTTAAAAGACATGACGGTCTGGAGTGGCCTGACCCATCTGAAGCCTGCCCTCACAGAAATTCAGCCAGCTTTGCAGGTGTACCGGGATGAGCAGGGAAAGGAACTGTTTGATCTGGCAGAAGTGATCCTTCCAGATCCCGAAACCCCCATTCCACCAAAATTCTTGCCTGACTTTGACAACATCTTGCTGTCCCATGCAGACCGCAGCCGGATCATGGCTCCAGATTTCAAGGCCAGGGTGTTCACCAGCAATGGCATCATCCGGGCCACGGTGCTCATCGATGGATTTGTGCAGGGCATCTGGAAGGTGCAGCAGAACAAAAAAAGAGCTTCACTGCAGATCGAGATGTTCCAGACCATTGCCGCTGCAGATCAAGATCTTTTGCAGGAAGAAGGCCAGAAATTGCTGCACTGGATGACACCTGATGCTGAAAAACATGAGCTGATCTGGCAGGTTCCAGCTTTTTGA
- a CDS encoding DUF4127 family protein has translation MKPLLISALLLSSVASAQVALLPLDSRPVNRIYPEKLAALKNKETRILPWYRLGRGQTSGDIQEIHDWILRQTDAEVLIVALDSVAYGGLVQSRTLDLPPETAVERLQVVREWQHKTGKPVYASITIPRYPDAKFRERNLTVIREMMQWAKAGAFKDLRVTWDDAVSGSPAVKEAEALKPLLAPNIKLYPGADEVGAALVTSYLSPEKKTVKILFSDPSKASTVIKYDGLPLIESVKLHAGSVGFEVTEGDADLTLFVFNGSATDPRFTAVALNHVKGPLSVVDVNRVNQGTVRLWKDLTTLGRTQQLMSLSGWGTPGNNLGTALSHAKLALSGVDPEKQQETLAYEYANDVLFSALLRPDIRAHFQENQMGSKEAWEYLQKVIPELKLFSGYVVKGAGLPWDRSFEWEFAVEKAVP, from the coding sequence ATGAAACCCCTGTTGATCTCTGCTTTGCTGCTTTCCTCTGTGGCCTCTGCACAGGTGGCGTTGCTGCCCCTGGACAGCCGTCCGGTGAACCGCATCTATCCCGAAAAACTGGCGGCTTTAAAAAACAAAGAAACCCGGATTTTGCCCTGGTACCGTCTGGGAAGGGGGCAAACCTCCGGAGACATTCAAGAAATCCACGACTGGATTTTGCGGCAGACGGATGCAGAGGTGCTCATTGTTGCCCTGGACAGTGTGGCTTATGGGGGTCTGGTGCAATCCAGAACGCTGGATCTGCCTCCAGAGACAGCCGTCGAGCGCTTGCAGGTGGTGCGGGAATGGCAACACAAAACCGGAAAACCCGTGTATGCCAGCATCACCATTCCCAGATACCCGGATGCAAAATTCCGGGAACGCAACCTGACCGTGATCCGGGAAATGATGCAGTGGGCAAAAGCAGGGGCTTTTAAGGACCTGAGGGTCACCTGGGACGACGCCGTTTCCGGGTCTCCCGCAGTCAAAGAAGCAGAAGCCCTGAAACCCCTGTTGGCCCCGAACATCAAACTCTACCCTGGTGCGGATGAGGTGGGGGCGGCACTGGTGACCAGTTACCTGAGCCCGGAGAAGAAAACCGTCAAAATCCTCTTTTCTGATCCCTCGAAAGCCAGCACCGTCATCAAATACGATGGCCTCCCCCTGATCGAGAGCGTGAAACTCCATGCAGGCAGCGTGGGTTTCGAGGTGACCGAAGGAGATGCAGACCTCACCCTGTTTGTGTTCAATGGTTCTGCAACAGATCCCCGTTTTACGGCTGTGGCCCTGAACCATGTGAAAGGCCCCCTCAGCGTGGTGGATGTGAACCGGGTCAATCAGGGCACCGTGCGCCTGTGGAAAGACCTCACCACCCTGGGCCGCACCCAGCAACTGATGAGCCTGTCTGGATGGGGCACCCCTGGCAACAACCTGGGCACCGCCCTTTCACATGCCAAACTGGCCCTGTCTGGCGTGGACCCCGAAAAACAGCAGGAAACCCTGGCTTACGAGTATGCCAACGATGTGCTGTTCAGTGCGCTGCTCAGACCAGACATCCGGGCGCATTTTCAGGAAAACCAGATGGGTTCAAAAGAAGCCTGGGAGTACCTGCAAAAAGTGATTCCAGAACTGAAACTCTTCTCAGGTTATGTGGTGAAAGGCGCAGGCCTTCCATGGGACCGGTCTTTTGAGTGGGAATTTGCAGTGGAAAAAGCAGTGCCCTGA
- a CDS encoding MerR family transcriptional regulator produces the protein MKKLISIGRFAQLTGLSVKALRFYESVGLLMPAVVDPETGYRYYRFYQRGLAERIRSLRELDLSLDDVQQVAQADLTVQQALQIHASRLEMWIREKQELLQKVYLAQQNMQDYPVGVQENPPFAVLTCPHATSLTTAELDRERVYQNLLEQARAANLKPTEAPYTYHPPQGGFDPDHYQAILCLPVHAAGPETSAGCSGKTIRTLHAGDYSHLYLAYQALEAWVEKHQVKRIGPWCESYLAGLADGSRPITEVWCVIEGEA, from the coding sequence ATGAAAAAACTGATTTCCATTGGGCGTTTTGCCCAGCTGACCGGTCTGAGCGTCAAAGCCCTGCGCTTTTACGAGTCGGTGGGCCTGCTGATGCCCGCGGTGGTGGATCCTGAAACCGGATACCGCTACTACCGTTTCTACCAGCGCGGACTGGCCGAAAGGATCCGCAGCCTGAGGGAACTGGATTTGTCCCTGGACGATGTGCAGCAGGTGGCCCAGGCCGACCTGACCGTCCAGCAGGCACTGCAGATCCACGCTTCACGGCTGGAAATGTGGATCCGTGAAAAACAGGAACTGCTGCAAAAAGTCTATCTGGCCCAGCAGAACATGCAGGATTACCCTGTGGGGGTGCAAGAAAATCCTCCATTTGCGGTGTTGACCTGCCCGCATGCCACCTCGCTGACCACCGCCGAACTGGACCGGGAGCGGGTTTACCAGAACCTGCTGGAACAGGCCAGGGCAGCAAACCTCAAACCCACAGAAGCCCCCTACACCTACCATCCTCCGCAGGGTGGTTTTGACCCTGACCATTATCAGGCCATCCTGTGTCTGCCCGTCCATGCTGCCGGACCAGAAACCTCAGCCGGATGCTCTGGCAAAACCATCCGCACCCTGCATGCAGGAGATTACAGCCACCTGTACCTGGCCTATCAGGCCCTGGAAGCCTGGGTGGAAAAACACCAGGTCAAACGCATTGGTCCCTGGTGTGAAAGTTATCTGGCAGGCCTCGCAGATGGAAGCAGACCCATCACCGAGGTCTGGTGCGTGATCGAAGGAGAAGCATGA
- a CDS encoding nucleoside triphosphate pyrophosphohydrolase: MKLVRDLTPQHMQHEAHFEQLSEADFPRYLRLKLQEEVQEYLTEYSADKLADILEVVYALSELQGIQRDALESLREVKAREEGQFKTRLALTRKEHHHG, encoded by the coding sequence GTGAAGCTGGTCCGCGACCTCACCCCACAGCACATGCAGCATGAAGCCCACTTTGAGCAGCTTTCCGAAGCAGATTTTCCCCGTTACCTGCGCCTGAAGCTGCAGGAAGAGGTGCAGGAATACCTCACCGAGTACAGCGCAGACAAACTGGCAGACATTCTGGAAGTGGTGTACGCCCTCTCTGAACTGCAAGGCATCCAGAGAGATGCCCTGGAAAGCCTCCGGGAAGTCAAAGCCCGTGAGGAAGGACAGTTCAAAACCAGGCTGGCCCTGACCCGCAAGGAGCACCACCATGGATGA
- a CDS encoding alpha/beta hydrolase: MNRKTLNKVLFSSGMLLGSVALAQSPLTLKASDGLTLHATHYPSKTAKAVLLMFHQAGSNKAEYAPIAPEFVKLGFAGLALDQRSGGSLFDADNQTVLQAGKSSTFMETLPDLEAALTWAKATYPEKPIWLLGSSYTSALVFLVAARHPEVQAILSFSPDEYLEGNNTVKDAAKKLGSTAVFITSAKSEAAAAKAIFNAVKSPQKTLFTPQKFGKHGASILRPEMGIFGGQETWEAVKAFVKGHLK, encoded by the coding sequence ATGAACCGGAAAACCCTGAACAAAGTGCTGTTCTCAAGTGGAATGTTGCTGGGCAGTGTCGCACTGGCCCAGAGCCCCCTCACCCTGAAAGCCAGCGATGGCCTGACCTTGCACGCCACCCATTACCCCAGCAAAACCGCAAAAGCCGTGCTGCTGATGTTCCATCAGGCAGGGTCCAACAAAGCCGAATATGCCCCCATTGCCCCAGAATTTGTGAAACTGGGCTTTGCAGGACTGGCCCTGGACCAGCGCTCGGGAGGCTCTCTGTTTGATGCAGACAACCAGACCGTCTTGCAGGCAGGCAAATCCTCGACCTTCATGGAAACCCTGCCCGACCTTGAAGCAGCCTTGACCTGGGCAAAGGCCACTTACCCCGAGAAACCCATCTGGTTGCTGGGCAGCAGTTACACCTCGGCCCTGGTTTTTCTGGTGGCCGCCAGACACCCCGAAGTCCAAGCCATCCTCAGTTTCTCCCCAGATGAATACCTTGAGGGCAACAACACCGTCAAGGATGCAGCCAAAAAACTGGGCAGCACCGCGGTCTTCATCACCAGCGCAAAAAGCGAAGCCGCTGCAGCAAAAGCCATCTTTAATGCCGTGAAAAGCCCCCAGAAAACCCTGTTCACCCCCCAGAAATTTGGCAAGCATGGAGCCAGCATCCTGCGCCCCGAAATGGGCATTTTTGGAGGTCAGGAAACCTGGGAAGCTGTGAAAGCGTTTGTGAAGGGGCATTTGAAGTAG
- a CDS encoding DUF3006 domain-containing protein — MAQWIVEGFEQDLVRLEFEDLVLDFPAMLLPEVRVGDVLRLHEDGGWFRFVVDQETTTKLKNEAQQALADLNKGAPEGDIQI, encoded by the coding sequence ATGGCACAGTGGATTGTGGAAGGCTTCGAGCAGGACCTGGTGCGGCTGGAATTCGAGGATCTGGTGCTGGATTTCCCGGCCATGCTGCTGCCAGAAGTGCGGGTGGGAGATGTGCTGCGGCTGCATGAAGACGGAGGCTGGTTCCGCTTTGTGGTGGACCAAGAGACCACCACAAAACTGAAAAATGAAGCACAGCAGGCCCTGGCAGACCTCAACAAAGGTGCTCCTGAAGGGGACATTCAAATATGA
- a CDS encoding ComEC/Rec2 family competence protein, whose product MKNQNNKLPPMVVLILAVLLAGYYALQPKQEQGTGGTTTPTGPSGTFDADKSLLKIQFLDVGQGDAVLVTSPEGKTMLYDGGRSTVKIKDYIAELGLTKLDIMAASHGDFDHINGLNEAVKLKPSYFINNGIAADTNAYRKLIKSVKAVKAQGIVATDRNIDLGSIKLHILDIPKGLGKDDQNANSVGILIQRGNFKAFLGGDSEKDTMEGWLNEYRTQLKELSVYKSAHHGSPHNDNAEFLSAVSPEVVVIGVGPNNYGHPAREALDLYKKYAQHIYRTDKNGLVTIEVDPEGDYRVVPEKGREQ is encoded by the coding sequence ATGAAAAACCAGAACAACAAACTGCCCCCCATGGTGGTGCTGATTCTGGCCGTGCTGCTGGCCGGGTATTATGCCCTGCAACCCAAACAGGAACAGGGAACAGGCGGAACCACCACTCCAACAGGTCCCTCGGGCACCTTCGATGCAGACAAATCCCTCCTCAAAATCCAGTTTCTGGATGTGGGCCAGGGGGACGCCGTGCTGGTCACCAGTCCAGAAGGCAAAACCATGCTCTACGATGGGGGCCGCAGCACCGTCAAAATCAAAGACTACATTGCAGAACTGGGCCTGACCAAACTGGACATCATGGCCGCCAGCCACGGGGATTTTGACCACATCAACGGCCTCAATGAAGCGGTCAAACTGAAACCCAGTTACTTCATCAACAACGGCATTGCCGCAGACACCAACGCCTACCGCAAACTGATCAAATCGGTCAAAGCCGTGAAAGCGCAGGGGATTGTGGCCACCGACCGCAACATCGACCTGGGCAGCATCAAACTGCACATTCTGGACATCCCCAAAGGTCTGGGCAAAGACGACCAGAACGCCAACAGTGTGGGCATCCTGATTCAGCGGGGCAACTTCAAGGCCTTTCTGGGCGGCGACAGCGAAAAAGACACCATGGAAGGGTGGCTGAACGAATACCGCACCCAGCTCAAAGAGCTGAGCGTCTACAAAAGCGCCCACCATGGCAGCCCCCACAACGACAATGCAGAGTTCCTTTCTGCCGTCAGCCCTGAAGTGGTGGTGATCGGGGTGGGACCCAACAATTATGGGCACCCAGCCAGAGAAGCCCTCGATCTGTACAAAAAATACGCCCAGCACATCTACCGCACCGACAAGAACGGTCTGGTCACCATCGAGGTGGATCCCGAAGGGGATTACCGGGTCGTTCCTGAGAAAGGACGTGAGCAGTGA